In Bacilli bacterium, a genomic segment contains:
- the gatC gene encoding Asp-tRNA(Asn)/Glu-tRNA(Gln) amidotransferase subunit GatC codes for MSISMEDVDHVAKLARLEFTDVEKTKIAEQLGKILAFVEKLNELHTADVPPTSHVIALNNVLRDDEVRPSWPIEKVMLNAPDGEDGQFRVPAVLD; via the coding sequence ATGAGCATTAGCATGGAAGATGTCGATCATGTGGCCAAGCTGGCCAGACTGGAATTTACGGATGTGGAAAAAACGAAAATCGCCGAGCAGCTGGGCAAAATTTTGGCGTTTGTGGAAAAATTGAATGAACTGCATACCGCCGATGTCCCGCCGACCAGCCACGTGATCGCGTTAAACAACGTCTTGCGGGATGATGAAGTGCGCCCTTCATGGCCGATTGAAAAAGTCATGCTGAACGCGCCGGACGGAGAAGACGGCCAATTCAGAGTGCCGGCCGTGTTGGATTAA
- the gatA gene encoding Asp-tRNA(Asn)/Glu-tRNA(Gln) amidotransferase subunit GatA: MSLTQYSIRELHRRMANKELSVTDLVGASLQRIHDTDAKIGAFLALNEEHARLAAAEMDARFHTSGAIRGLLFGIPAGIKDNIATEGLPTTCGSKILANYRPIYDATVVKKLKDADAITVGKLNMDEFAMGSSNENSAFHPVRNPWDTAYVPGGSSGGSAAAVAAGQVVFALGSDTGGSIRQPAAYCGVVGLKPTYGLVSRFGLVAFASSLDQIGPLTRSVEDAAFVLQAIAGHDPLDSTSANMETSDYLCALSGDVAGLRIAVPKEYLSEGVNPAVKENIYAALADLEKLGATWEEVSMPHTEYAVAAYYILASSEASSNLARYDGVRYGVRSSNADNLLDMYTKTRSEGFGDEVKRRIMLGTYSLSSGYYDAYYLKAQQVRTLIKRDFEQALAKYDVIIGPTAPTPAFKIGEQADDPLTMYLNDILTIPVSLAGVPAISVPCGFVGGLPVGLQIIGNYFQESTVLRVAHAFEQHTEHHLKTPPIDGVKQ, encoded by the coding sequence TTGTCGTTGACGCAATATTCGATCAGAGAGCTGCACCGCCGCATGGCCAACAAGGAATTGTCCGTTACGGACCTTGTCGGCGCGTCTTTGCAGCGAATTCACGATACAGACGCAAAAATCGGAGCGTTTCTGGCGCTGAATGAAGAACACGCCCGTCTGGCGGCCGCCGAAATGGACGCCCGATTCCATACGAGCGGCGCAATCCGCGGATTGTTGTTCGGCATACCCGCCGGCATCAAGGACAATATCGCAACCGAGGGATTGCCGACAACGTGCGGCAGCAAAATATTGGCCAATTATCGGCCGATTTACGATGCCACGGTCGTAAAAAAGCTTAAAGATGCGGATGCCATAACCGTTGGCAAATTGAATATGGATGAATTTGCGATGGGCAGTTCCAATGAAAATTCCGCTTTTCACCCGGTCCGGAATCCATGGGATACAGCGTATGTTCCGGGGGGTTCAAGCGGCGGATCGGCCGCGGCAGTTGCCGCCGGCCAGGTCGTATTCGCGCTGGGCTCCGATACGGGCGGCTCGATCCGCCAGCCAGCCGCTTATTGCGGCGTCGTCGGATTGAAGCCGACATACGGGCTGGTGTCCCGATTCGGATTGGTTGCGTTTGCTTCTTCGTTGGATCAGATCGGGCCTTTAACGCGCAGTGTGGAAGATGCGGCGTTTGTCCTGCAGGCGATTGCGGGACATGATCCGCTTGATTCCACATCCGCCAATATGGAAACCTCCGACTATTTGTGTGCGTTAAGCGGGGACGTTGCCGGCCTGCGCATCGCCGTGCCGAAGGAATACCTGAGTGAAGGCGTGAACCCGGCAGTCAAGGAGAACATATACGCCGCCTTGGCGGATTTGGAGAAGTTAGGTGCGACGTGGGAAGAAGTGTCGATGCCCCATACGGAATACGCGGTGGCCGCATACTATATTCTCGCCTCTTCCGAGGCTTCTTCCAATCTGGCGCGTTATGACGGCGTGCGCTACGGCGTGCGCAGCAGCAATGCCGACAATTTGCTCGACATGTACACGAAGACGCGCAGCGAAGGCTTTGGCGATGAAGTGAAAAGGCGGATCATGCTGGGCACCTATTCGCTAAGCTCCGGTTATTACGACGCCTATTATCTGAAAGCGCAGCAAGTGCGGACGCTGATCAAACGGGATTTCGAGCAAGCGTTGGCCAAATATGACGTCATCATCGGCCCGACCGCGCCTACGCCGGCGTTTAAAATCGGCGAGCAGGCGGACGACCCGTTGACGATGTATTTGAACGATATTTTAACGATTCCGGTGAGCCTGGCCGGAGTGCCGGCGATCAGCGTGCCCTGCGGGTTTGTCGGCGGGTTGCCTGTCGGGCTGCAAATTATCGGGAATTACTTTCAGGAATCGACCGTGTTACGCGTTGCGCACGCTTTTGAACAGCATACGGAACATCATCTTAAGACGCCGCCAATCGACGGTGTGAAACAGTAG